The genomic interval TCAGCGATCCGGCAAGGCGCATTTCGGCATGGATCACGCCCACCGCATTGCTGGTGGCATCATCGGAGCGGAACGAGTTGGAACAGACCAGTTCGGCAAGACCGTCGGTCTTATGGGCGGCGGTTTCGCGAACGCCGCGCATTTCATGCAGAATGACCGGGATGCCGGCATTGGCGATCTGCCACGCGGCCTCGGAACCGGCAAGGCCGCCGCCGATGACATGAATGGGGTTGTGCTCGGACATGGGTGCCTCAATCAGACTGGAGTTCAGGGGCTCATCGCGCTTCTGCGCGGCCGCGGCTCAATACCGCATTGCCCCTGCACATGCCAGAAGCCGCCGCCGCCGTCGAGGTCCGGCGCGCAGAAATTGCGGGAAGGGCCGGGTGGAAAATTCTTGTGCCTCGTCAAACCCGCGACATCTTTTATGAGGTAGGCTGTTGAAAGGCGCTTTGCAATTGTCAAACTATTGGAAGGGAAGCAGTGCCCGACGGAATTCGGCTGCCGGCGCAAGGCGGCATCAAACCTGACGGGTTATCCGATTTCAAAAGCTTTGCCGCAGTGCGAGAAAAACTTGACTTATATCATGTCGCCAGCGGCGGGGTTGCGGGATACCGATAGCGGTTCAGAATGACCTTCCACTTGAAAGGGGAAACCGAGATGGAACAGATAACGCCAGACGCCACTCGAAATATTCTCGAGCAGGACGAGCTCGATCTGATGAACAGATACTGGCAGGCGGCCAACTACCTGTCGGTCGGCCAGATCTATCTGATGGACAATCCCCTGCTGAAGGCGCCGCTTGCCGCCGAACATGTGAAGCCGCGCCTGCTTGGCCACTGGGGCACGACGCCGGGTCTCAATTTCCTCTATGTGCACCTCAACCGCATCATCAGGAAGCATGACGCGGACATGATTTATATCGCCGGCCCCGGTCACGGCGGGCCCGGCCTTGTCGCCAATGCCTATCTCGACGGGACCTACACCGAGGTCTATCCCGAGATCACCGAGGACGAGGAGGGGATGCAGAAACTGTTCAAGCAGTTCTCGTTCCCCGGCGGCATTCCGAGCCACGTTGCGCCGGAAACGCCCGGTTCGATTCACGAGGGCGGCGAACTTGGCTACGCGCTGGTCCATGCCTTCGGCGCGGCCTTCGACAATCCGAACCTGATCGTCGCCTGCGTCGTCGGCGATGGCGAGGCCGAGACCGGCCCGCTTGCCGCCTCGTGGCACTCGAACAAATTCCTGAACCCGATCGTGGACGGCGCGGTTCTGCCGATCCTGCATCTGAACGGCTACAAGATCGCCAATCCGACCGTGCTTGCGCGCATGAAGAAGTCGGATCTCACCGATCTCTTCACCGGCTATGGCTACGAGCCTTTCTATGTGGAAGGCGACGATCCGGAATACATGCATCAGCGCATGGCCGAGGTGATGGAGGATTGCTACGCCCGCATCCGCGAAATCCAGGAGACGGCGCGGGCCGACGGCACGGTCTACGAGATGCCGCGCTGGCCGATGATCATCCTGCGCAGCCCCAAGGGCTGGACCGGGCCAAAATTCGTCGACAACAAGAAGGTCGAGAATTTCTGGCGTGCCCATCAGGTGCCGATCGCCGAAGCCCGCCAGAACGGCGAGCATCGCGCCCTGCTGGAAGAGTGGATGCGCGGCTATGTACCCGAGAGACTGTTTGACGAAAGCGGCCGGCTCGTGCCCGAATTGAAGGCGCTCGCGCCCACAGGCAATCGCCGGATGAGCGCCAATCCGCACACCAATGGCGGCCTGTTGCGCAAGGAACTGAACATGCCCGATTTCCGGGCGCTCGCCGTCGATGTGAAGCAGCCGGGCGAGGTGATGGCCTCGGCCACCAAGCATCTCGGCATGCTGCTCGCAGAGGTGATGAAGCTCAACAAGGACGAGCGCAATTTCCGCCTTATGGGCCCGGACGAGACCGCTTCGAACCGGCTTCAGGACGTGTTCACCACGACCGACCGCGTCTGGATGGCCGACATTCTCGAATATGACGAGGGCATTGCCCGCGATGGCCGGGTCATGGAGGTGCTGAGCGAACATCTGTGCCAGGGCTGGCTGGAAGGCTATCTGCTGACCGGGCGTCACGGCCTGTTCTCGTGCTACGAGGCCTTCATCCACATCATCGATTCGATGTTCAACCAGCATGCCAAATGGCTGAAGACCACCCGCACCATGCCGTGGCGCAAGCCGATCTCGTCGCTGAACTATCTGTTGACCTCGCATGTCTGGCGTCAGGATCATAACGGTTTCAGCCATCAGGATCCGGGCTTCGTCGACCATGTCGTCAACAAGAAGGCGGATGTGGTGCGCACCTATTTCCCGCCGGATGCCAACACGCTGCTGTGGGTCGGCGACCATATTCTGCGCACCTATAACCGCGTCAATGTGGTGGTCGCGGGCAAGCAGCCGAGCCCGCAATGGCTGTCGATCGAGGAAGCGATCGTGCATTGCGAGGCCGGACTTGGCGAATGGCGCTGGGCCAGCAACGTACCCGACGGCGAGGAGCCCGACGTAGTCATGGCCGCCGCCGGCGACGTGCCGACGCTGGAAATGATGGCCGCGGTCGATCTTCTGCGCCAGAAGCTGCCGGAAATGAAGGTCAAGGTGGTCAACGTCGTCGACCTGATGGCCTTGCAGCCGAAGGAAGAGCATCCGCACGGGTTGCGCGATGCCGATTTCGACGCGATCTTCACCGAAAACAAGCCGGTGATCTTCGCCTATCACGGCTATCCGTGGCTGATCCATCGGCTCGCCTATCGCCGCCACAACCACAACAACATCCATGTGCGCGGTTATGTGGAAGAGGGGACCACGACGACGCCGTTCGACATGGTTGTCCTCAACCGTCTCGACCGTTACCATCTGGCCATCGATGCGATCGAGCGGGCCGGCGGGTTTGGCGAACGGGGTGCCGCGGCGATCAACTACCTGAACGACATGCGCGCCAAGCATCACGATTATGTGCGTGAGCACGGCGAGGACATGCCGGAGATCGCCGACTGGAAGTGGCCCTATCCCAGGGGCTGATCCGGGGACCAGACAACACGCATGCCGCCGCCGCGACAGGCGGCGGTGTGCGCTACATTATGGAAAGTCACTATGAACGGCAGCATTCTGGCGCTGAACGCCGGTTCCTCCAGCCTGAAATTCCGTCTTTATGAAGTGCATGGCGAGCAGTTTACGCTCATTCTGCGCGGTCAGTTCGACGGGCTCAACGCCACCCCGCATCTGACGGTCAAGGAGGCGAGCGGCAAGGAAATCGCCGATCTCGACCTGGAACTGGAAGACAATATGCGCGAGGACATGCTCTCGCGCATCTTCGAGATCATCGTACCCTATACCGTCAACAACCCGCTGCGCGCCGTCGGCCACCGCGTGCTGCATGGCGGCGAGCGGTTCTCCGCGCCGGTGCTGCTGGACGATGCCGTGCTTGACTATCTGGAAACGCTGGTGCCGATGGGGCCGCTGCACCAGCCGGCCAATCTTGCCTCGGTCAAGCTGTTCCGCAAGATCCGGCCCGACCTGCCGCAGGTCGCCTGTTTCGATACCGCCTTTCACGTCAACATTGACGAGCGCGCGGCGCGTTATCCGATCCCGCGTCGCTATGGCGACAAGGGCTATCGCCGCTTCGGCTTTCACGGCCTGTCCTATACCTATATCGCGGAACGCCTCCACCAGATTTCCGACTATCTGGCGCGCAAGCGCAGCGTGGTGGCGCATCTGGGCAACGGCTCCAGCCTGTGCGCCATGCGCAACGGCAAGGCCGTCGACACTACGATGGGGATGACGCCGCTTGGCGGGCTGATGATGGGAACGCGCTCCGGCACGGTCGACCCCGGCCTGGTGCTGGCGCTGATCGAGACCGAGGGGCTTTCTCCCGCCGATCTCAAACACATGCTCTATTATGATTCCGGCCTGCTCGGCGTCTCCGGCATTTCGCCGGACCTGCGCGACCTGCTTGCGAGCGACGAACCGTATGCCGCCCAGGCGATCGCGCTCTACGTGTTTTCCGCAACCCGCGAAATCGCGTCGATGGCGGCCAGCATGGAGGGCATGGACGCGCTGGTGTTCACCGCCGGCATCGGCGAGAATTCCGCGGTCATACGCAAGATGATCTGCGACCGGCTGGCCTGGATCGGGGTGACGCTCGACGAGGAGGCCAACCAGGCCAACGCCGCCATCATCTCAGCACCGGAAAGCCGAATCGAGGTGCGGATCATCCCGACCGACGAGGAAGTTGTGCTGGCCAAGCAGACCGCGAAGGTGATCGGGGAAGGGGAGCATGGCGAGGCGGCGGCGTGAGCGCTGCAGCGTGTTGGTTGACATAGCCGGAGACGCACAGCTGTTTGTCTGCTCCAGCCTTCCCATACGGGTCATGCTCGGACTTGATCCGAGCATCCATGCGGCTTAAGCCATTGATCAAAAAGATATTTTGGTAAGTGCCCGTCGTATTTCCTGGATCCTCGGGTCAAGCCCGAGGATGACCCGGAGTGTGGGGAACTGCTTACCAGGATGACGAGGCCACTTGGCGGACGCCTTCCTCTTGATGACGTCAGAAGCCGCCCGCTGAAGGCCATGTGGCGATAGGGCTTGAACCCTGTTGCCAGTGCGCTGTCACCCGTCGTTGGCCGAATTCAAATTCTCCGGCCGAATACTGCCGCACTTGCCGATCTGCTGCTTCAGCCGGACGCCGGGGCCGAAGCCGCCCTCGCCATCCTCGATGAACACGATGCCCTGCTTCACGAATGCCTTTTCAAGCGCGTCGGCGATGGCGAGATCGCGCTCGGCCGCGTCGTCTTCCGCCTGCAACAAAAGGTCGCGGTCAATGCCGGTCAAGGCGGCGGCCTGGTCGTGCGAGAGGCCGAGGAGCGCGCGGGCGGCGCGGATTTGGTGCGGTGTGGTCATCGAAGCCTTCCGTGAAGTTCAAATCTTCTCTTACCATGTCCAATGTGCCAAATCTTCGGCGGTTCCGCGCAATCCGCAATAATTGTCGCGGCCTTCACTCGCGGTCTGCCGGCGGGCCCGCCATCCATTTGATGATGAACATCGCCGGGATGATCCACAGAAGGCCGGTGAGGACGAAATAGATCAGGGCGGCGACAGGGGAGCGGCCGTCGAGCACGACGGTTGCCAGCATGGTGGCTGTCAGTGCATAGACGATGACGAGGGTGACGATTGCGATCGTCCCGATGAATTTGCGCAATCTGACTGGCACGGCGGCAATGCCCTCCTTGGGTGTCCGAGATTATGCCGTTGAGCGGCAGGTGTGAACTGCGTAAGCCAGATCGGCGCAAATGGCAAAGCGAGCGGAGCAGGAATGATGGCGTTTGGTAAAAACATCACGTGGAGCGCGGAGGAACTCCGGTTCAATGCCGCCATGGTGCGGGGCTGGCTCTATTTCGTGGTGCTGGTGCTGTTCTGTCTGGTGATCGTCGGCGGCGCGACGCGGCTCACCCATTCCGGGCTTTCGATCACGGAGTGGAAGCCGCTGCACGGCGTGATCCCGCCGCTCAATCTGGCTCAGTGGCAGGAAGAGTTCGAGCTCTACAAGCGCATTCCGGAATATCAGCTTCTGAACAAGGGCATGTCGCTGGCCGAATTCCAGGGGCTGTTCTGGTGGGAATGGGCGCACCGGTTGCTGGCGCGCGCAGTGGGGCTGATCTTCGCCGTTCCGCTGTTCCTGTTCTGGATTACCGGCCGGCTGCCCAAGGGACTGGGATTGCCGCTTGTCGGCGTTCTGGCGCTCGGCGGGCTTCAGGGTTTCATCGGCTGGTGGATGGTGTCGTCCGGCCTGTCGGAGCGCACAGACGTCAGCCAGTACCGGCTCGCGGTGCATCTGATCATGGCCTGTTTGATCATTGCCTCATGCGTCTATATCGGCCGCGGGCTCACCCCGCGCAAGCATGAGCATGTCGGCGGCGCGCACTGGCTTGCCGTCATCCTGCTGGTCGCGACCTTCGTGCAGCTTTATCTCGGCGCGCTGGTAGCGGGTCTCGATGCCGGCCTTGCCTACAATACCTGGCCGCTGATGGATGGGGCGGTGGTGCCGGGCGGTCTGCTGTTGCATCAGCCGGGCTGGATCAATTTCTTCGAAAACCCGAAAACGGTGCAGTTCGCACATCGCTGCGGCGGCTATGTGCTGCTGCTTCTGGCGCTCGCGCATTTCGTCATCGAGTGGCGCAGCGCGGTGGCGCGCGGGCTCGATCTGGAACTGTCCCAGCATGCCCGCGGTGCGCTGATCCTGTTGGCCGCCGTGCTGATCCAGGCCGTGATCGGCATCATCACGCTGGTGACGATGATGCCGCTGCCGATCGCGCTGACGCATCAGGCGATGGCCATTATCGTTCTGATTATCGTCACTGCCCATCTGCGTGGCTATCGCGCGCCGCGCTTCGAGCTGGCGTAGCGGGTTAGCCGAAGCGGTAGGCGGAATAGGGCTTGCCGAGATATTCGCCGCGAAAGATGCGCTCGCCCGCATCCGGGCCGGCAGCGCCCGCAGCGGCAAACACCGGCACGAGGTGATCGTGGTCGGGTACGTGGGCGGCGCGGGCGTCCGGGTTGTCTTTCCACGCGGCAAGCCTTTCGGCGCGGGCCACCGGGTTCTCGATCGCCACGGCCTCCGTCAGCCAGTCGTCGAAACGGGCGGCGGCCTGCTCATGGTCGGCATCCCGGCGGCGGAACATGCGCATGTTGTGGTAGGAAAGCCCCGAGCCGACGATCAGGATATCCTCGTCGCGCAAGCGCTCCAACGCCTGACCTATACGGAAGTGGGTTTCGGCGGAAAGGTCCGGATCGAGCGACATCATGATGATCGGCACGTCGGCATGCGGATAGATCATCATGAACGGGATAAACACGCCGTGGTCGAAGCCGCGTTCGGAATCCGCCGCTGTCTCGATGCCGGCCTCGCGCAGCACGTCGCGGACATGCTCGGCGATGAAGGGCGCGCCGGGGGCAGGGTAGTCGAGCTGATAGGTATGCGGCGGGAAGCCGTAATAGTCGAACAGCATCGGCGGCTTTGCTGCCGTCGAGACCGTCAGCCTGTCGACCTTTTCCCAGTGCGCAGAAATCACCAGAACCGCCTTCGGGCGGCGGCCCAGTGAGGCGTCGAGGCCTTTCAGGAAAATCTCCAGTTCCTTCCACGGGTCGTCATCGGGAAGTTGGCCCTCGGTGCCGTGCATGAACGGCCACGGACCGCCCCCGTGGGGGATGAAAAGGACGGGAAGGCGCGCTTTGTCTGACATGACGGGAAACCTCGTTGGTTGCTTAAATCCAATATAGCGAGGCGCGAGCCCGGCGGCGATGGCCGATCCGGTCGACGGAGCGTTCACGATATGGGGGGATTTGTCCCGACTAGCAGCGACGGCTCAGTCTTTTGAGGACGTTGTTTTTGGGGCAGAAGCCTCGCAGCCACAATCTCCCCCCTTGAGGGGGAGATGTCGCGTAAGCGACAGAGAGGGGTAGAGGGCGTAAGCCCTAAAAGCCGCATATTCCGTGCTCCCGGAAAGGGTTCACCCCTCTCTGCCCCTGTCGGGGCATCTCTCCCTCAAGGGGAGAGATTGTGGGCTGCAGCGCAGAACAAGGCTCGATCGTCAGAAGACGACCGCAACGCTTGCGCGGCAGATTACCGGCCCAGTGGATTGATCCGATTTGCGCATCCGCAGAGCCCTCTCACCCCGGCTTACGAAACAGCCGGCTCTGCTCGAACAGCCCTTCCAGCACGCTGATGCGTTCGCGGGTCTTGTCCCAGCTTTTCGATTGCACCGCCTCGATCAGTGCCTCGACCACGAACAGGGTGACGATCGAGGAGTCCCAGGCGGACGGGACCTCGATGTGGACGCGGAAGGTGTGGCGGGCGAATTTGGCGACCGGGGAGGCCCATTGGTCGGTGAACAGGATGATTTCCAGCCCGTTTTCCTTCGCCACCCGCGCCAGCACCGCCATGTCCTGCTCGTAGCGGCGGATGTCGAAGATCACAAGCACATCGCCCTTGGCCATGTTCAACATGTGCTGCGGCCATGAGGAGGAGTTGGACGACATCAGCGTCGTCTTCGGCCGGATCACCTGCATATGGGTGAAAAAATAGCTCGCCAGCGCGCCGGTGATGCGGCCGCCGACGAAATAGACGGCGCGATCGAGATCGGAGAGAAGCTCGGCGGCGCCTGAAAAGGTCGCCTGATCGAGCTGGGAAAGCGTCCGACGCATATTGTCGATCGCGGCCTCGCCGAAGCGGTTCAGGATATGGGTTTCGGGCACGTTGCGGGCGAGCCGGTCATGTTTCGCGATCGGGTTGGAAAGCGTCGCCTCCAGCTCCTGGTGAAGCCGCGCCTGAAACTCGCCATAGCCCTTGAAACCGAGCTTCTGCACCATGCGGGCGACCGTCGGCGTGGACACATCGGCGTTTTCGGCAAGCGTCGTGATGCTGCCGAGGCCGGAGACCGGATAGTTCTCCCGGATCGTGTCGGCCAGCCGCTTCTCCGACCGCGTCAGCCCCTCATAGCTGGCGGCGATAATGTCGGCGACTGTCCGGACTGGTTCGTTCACGCTCTGCTCCATGTTTCGCGCTCATTAAGAGATGCGGCACCATTTCCGTCAATGGCAAAAATGAAGAGAAGTTTTCAGACTGCGATTGACAACGCCAGCGTTCTGAAGAACTATTTACAAAACAAGAAATACAAAAATCAGGGGATCGGATGCTGGAAATGTCGGGGCTCTTGAGCCCCCGCGACGGTGCGCCTGTTGCCATCGAACGCGCGGAAGCAAAAAGCGATATCGTGCTGATCTGCGAACATGCCAGCCGGCGTGTTCCGGAGAGCCTTGGCGATATGGGGCTGAGCGAAGAGCTTCTCGAAAGCCACATCGCCTGGGACCCCGGTGCGCTGGCGGTTGCCATGCTGCTCAGTGAAGCGCTCGACGCCACCCTTATTCACCAGCGTTTCTCGCGGCTTGCCTATGACTGCAACCGGCCGCCGGAGGCGAAGGATGCCATTCCCGAGATCAGCGAAGTCTTCGAGGTTCCCGGCAATCGTGGTCTGAGTACCGCCGAACGCGCCGCCCGGGCGGAAGCGCTCTACCACCCGTTCCACAAGGCGATCGATGACCTGTTTGTCGCGCGCCAGAATGCCGGGCGTTCGCCCGTGATCGTCACCATCCATTCCTTCACGCCGGTCTTCAAGGGCGTCACGCGTGACGTAGAGATCGGCATTCTGCATGACAGCGACAGCCGGCTTGCCGATTGCATGCTGGCAAAGGTCGCGGGCGGATACGACGTGCGCCGTAACGAACCCTATGCGCCGGTCGATGGCGTAACCCACACGCTGCGCCGCCATGGGCTGCCGCGTCGGCTCCTCAACGTGATGATCGAAATCCGCAATGACCTGATCGCCGATGCGGTCGGGCAGGCGAAGGCCGCAGGCTTCATCGCCGGGCTTCTCGGCCAGTGCCTTGAAGGGGAGGCCGCGTGATGCCGCAGGCGATCAGGACCTATGTGCGCTATGTCGACGGCTTCAACCGGGTGGTCGGGCGCATCGCGATGTGGCTGGTCTTCGTGATGATGGGCATTCTGCTGTGGTCGTCGGTGTCGAAGACCATGTTCAATCCGTCGCTCTGGACGCTGGAAATGGCGCAGTTCGTGATGACCGCCTATTACATTCTCGGCGGCGCCTATTCGCTGCAGCTCGACAGCCATGTGCGCATGGACCTGATCTATGGCCGCTGGACGCCGCGCCAGAAGGCGGCGGTCGATGCCGTCACCGTGATCATGCTGTTCACCTATCTGATCTTCCTGCTGATCGGCGGCGTGTCCTCTACCGAGTACGCCCTGAAATACGGTGAGACCTCCTATTCGAGCTGGTCGCCCTATATGGCGCCGATCAAGATCGTCATGGTCTTCGGCATATTCCTGATGTTCCTGCAGACGACATCGATCTTCTTCAAGGACCTGGCGAAGG from Martelella mediterranea DSM 17316 carries:
- a CDS encoding helix-turn-helix transcriptional regulator gives rise to the protein MTTPHQIRAARALLGLSHDQAAALTGIDRDLLLQAEDDAAERDLAIADALEKAFVKQGIVFIEDGEGGFGPGVRLKQQIGKCGSIRPENLNSANDG
- a CDS encoding TRAP transporter small permease subunit, producing MPQAIRTYVRYVDGFNRVVGRIAMWLVFVMMGILLWSSVSKTMFNPSLWTLEMAQFVMTAYYILGGAYSLQLDSHVRMDLIYGRWTPRQKAAVDAVTVIMLFTYLIFLLIGGVSSTEYALKYGETSYSSWSPYMAPIKIVMVFGIFLMFLQTTSIFFKDLAKALGREMA
- a CDS encoding DUF2842 domain-containing protein — encoded protein: MPVRLRKFIGTIAIVTLVIVYALTATMLATVVLDGRSPVAALIYFVLTGLLWIIPAMFIIKWMAGPPADRE
- a CDS encoding DODA-type extradiol aromatic ring-opening family dioxygenase, encoding MSDKARLPVLFIPHGGGPWPFMHGTEGQLPDDDPWKELEIFLKGLDASLGRRPKAVLVISAHWEKVDRLTVSTAAKPPMLFDYYGFPPHTYQLDYPAPGAPFIAEHVRDVLREAGIETAADSERGFDHGVFIPFMMIYPHADVPIIMMSLDPDLSAETHFRIGQALERLRDEDILIVGSGLSYHNMRMFRRRDADHEQAAARFDDWLTEAVAIENPVARAERLAAWKDNPDARAAHVPDHDHLVPVFAAAGAAGPDAGERIFRGEYLGKPYSAYRFG
- a CDS encoding MurR/RpiR family transcriptional regulator; protein product: MEQSVNEPVRTVADIIAASYEGLTRSEKRLADTIRENYPVSGLGSITTLAENADVSTPTVARMVQKLGFKGYGEFQARLHQELEATLSNPIAKHDRLARNVPETHILNRFGEAAIDNMRRTLSQLDQATFSGAAELLSDLDRAVYFVGGRITGALASYFFTHMQVIRPKTTLMSSNSSSWPQHMLNMAKGDVLVIFDIRRYEQDMAVLARVAKENGLEIILFTDQWASPVAKFARHTFRVHIEVPSAWDSSIVTLFVVEALIEAVQSKSWDKTRERISVLEGLFEQSRLFRKPG
- a CDS encoding N-formylglutamate amidohydrolase; this encodes MSGLLSPRDGAPVAIERAEAKSDIVLICEHASRRVPESLGDMGLSEELLESHIAWDPGALAVAMLLSEALDATLIHQRFSRLAYDCNRPPEAKDAIPEISEVFEVPGNRGLSTAERAARAEALYHPFHKAIDDLFVARQNAGRSPVIVTIHSFTPVFKGVTRDVEIGILHDSDSRLADCMLAKVAGGYDVRRNEPYAPVDGVTHTLRRHGLPRRLLNVMIEIRNDLIADAVGQAKAAGFIAGLLGQCLEGEAA
- a CDS encoding COX15/CtaA family protein, encoding MMAFGKNITWSAEELRFNAAMVRGWLYFVVLVLFCLVIVGGATRLTHSGLSITEWKPLHGVIPPLNLAQWQEEFELYKRIPEYQLLNKGMSLAEFQGLFWWEWAHRLLARAVGLIFAVPLFLFWITGRLPKGLGLPLVGVLALGGLQGFIGWWMVSSGLSERTDVSQYRLAVHLIMACLIIASCVYIGRGLTPRKHEHVGGAHWLAVILLVATFVQLYLGALVAGLDAGLAYNTWPLMDGAVVPGGLLLHQPGWINFFENPKTVQFAHRCGGYVLLLLALAHFVIEWRSAVARGLDLELSQHARGALILLAAVLIQAVIGIITLVTMMPLPIALTHQAMAIIVLIIVTAHLRGYRAPRFELA
- a CDS encoding phosphoketolase, with the protein product MEQITPDATRNILEQDELDLMNRYWQAANYLSVGQIYLMDNPLLKAPLAAEHVKPRLLGHWGTTPGLNFLYVHLNRIIRKHDADMIYIAGPGHGGPGLVANAYLDGTYTEVYPEITEDEEGMQKLFKQFSFPGGIPSHVAPETPGSIHEGGELGYALVHAFGAAFDNPNLIVACVVGDGEAETGPLAASWHSNKFLNPIVDGAVLPILHLNGYKIANPTVLARMKKSDLTDLFTGYGYEPFYVEGDDPEYMHQRMAEVMEDCYARIREIQETARADGTVYEMPRWPMIILRSPKGWTGPKFVDNKKVENFWRAHQVPIAEARQNGEHRALLEEWMRGYVPERLFDESGRLVPELKALAPTGNRRMSANPHTNGGLLRKELNMPDFRALAVDVKQPGEVMASATKHLGMLLAEVMKLNKDERNFRLMGPDETASNRLQDVFTTTDRVWMADILEYDEGIARDGRVMEVLSEHLCQGWLEGYLLTGRHGLFSCYEAFIHIIDSMFNQHAKWLKTTRTMPWRKPISSLNYLLTSHVWRQDHNGFSHQDPGFVDHVVNKKADVVRTYFPPDANTLLWVGDHILRTYNRVNVVVAGKQPSPQWLSIEEAIVHCEAGLGEWRWASNVPDGEEPDVVMAAAGDVPTLEMMAAVDLLRQKLPEMKVKVVNVVDLMALQPKEEHPHGLRDADFDAIFTENKPVIFAYHGYPWLIHRLAYRRHNHNNIHVRGYVEEGTTTTPFDMVVLNRLDRYHLAIDAIERAGGFGERGAAAINYLNDMRAKHHDYVREHGEDMPEIADWKWPYPRG
- a CDS encoding acetate/propionate family kinase codes for the protein MNGSILALNAGSSSLKFRLYEVHGEQFTLILRGQFDGLNATPHLTVKEASGKEIADLDLELEDNMREDMLSRIFEIIVPYTVNNPLRAVGHRVLHGGERFSAPVLLDDAVLDYLETLVPMGPLHQPANLASVKLFRKIRPDLPQVACFDTAFHVNIDERAARYPIPRRYGDKGYRRFGFHGLSYTYIAERLHQISDYLARKRSVVAHLGNGSSLCAMRNGKAVDTTMGMTPLGGLMMGTRSGTVDPGLVLALIETEGLSPADLKHMLYYDSGLLGVSGISPDLRDLLASDEPYAAQAIALYVFSATREIASMAASMEGMDALVFTAGIGENSAVIRKMICDRLAWIGVTLDEEANQANAAIISAPESRIEVRIIPTDEEVVLAKQTAKVIGEGEHGEAAA